A stretch of Henckelia pumila isolate YLH828 chromosome 4, ASM3356847v2, whole genome shotgun sequence DNA encodes these proteins:
- the LOC140862510 gene encoding uncharacterized protein: MEIGNQIDHIDLTLSFGSDDLKGVPNNHNDALVIRAMVANYDVARIFVDLGSFVNVFFQETINQMELGQYMMEPVITSLFGFTRHAIRPIGLIHLPLTLGKNNTRKTRIVSFIVVDAPSTYNAILGRPAMTYFMAVASALHQKINFLVGSKVGEVKGYQVISRRCYVEEVHIEQKVASTGSVDRPGLAGREQVNLVEEDTSITTGD, translated from the coding sequence ATGGAGATTGGTAATCAAATCGATCATATCGACCTGACTCTCTCCTTTGGATCGGATGATTTAAAGGGGGTTCCCAATAATCATAATGATGCGTTGGTTATAAGGGCCATGGTCGCAAACTATGATGTTGCCCGAATTTTTGTGGATTTGGGAAGCTTTGTCAATGTATTTTTTCAAGAAACAATAAATCAGATGGAATTGGGACAATACATGATGGAACCAGTGATAACCTCACTATTTGGTTTCACACGTCATGCCATCCGACCTATCGGACTGATCCATTTACCACTAACCTTGGGAAAAAATAATACACGAAAGACCCGGATTGTGAGTTTCATTGTCGTAGATGCCCCATCAACCTACAATGCCATATTGGGGAGACCGGCTATGACCTATTTCATGGCCGTGGCTTCGGCCTTacatcaaaaaataaatttcctagTAGGCAGTAAGGTCGGCGAAGTAAAAGGTTATCAAGTTATTTCTCGCAGGTGTTATGTGGAGGAAGTTCATATAGAGCAAAAGGTTGCCAGTACTGGAAGCGTAGACCGACCTGGACTAGCTGGACGAGAGCAAGTGAATTTAGTGGAAGAAGACACCTCTATCACCACCGGGGATTAA